The Elaeis guineensis isolate ETL-2024a chromosome 13, EG11, whole genome shotgun sequence genome includes a region encoding these proteins:
- the LOC105056201 gene encoding heterogeneous nuclear ribonucleoprotein 1, whose product MESDLGKLFIGGISWDTNEDRLRGYFESFGEVVEAVIMKDRNTGRARGFGFVVFADPTVAERVVKEKHMIDGRMVEAKKAVPRDDQHILKRNSSNAHGSPAPARTKKIFVGGLASTVTEAEFKKYFDQFGTITDVVVMYDHNTQRPRGFGFITFDSEDAVDKVLVKTFHELNGKMVEVKKAVPKELSPGPSMRLPIGAYNYGLSRVNSFLNGYTQGYSPSSIGGYGMRMDGRFGTLAGGRNGFPSFGPGYGIGMNFEPGMSPNYGGNSNFNNSLSYGRPLSPYYSGNSSRYSNPIGYGGGSGSTGSVFSSVARNLWGNSGLTYTTSSASSSAFMASGSGSLGGFGNSNLNWGGSSSPISAQGVGSGSGYASGALGYRTGENSFGLGSSNYGRNTGSGSVNPSFTASSNGYEGNYADPYGSSSIYGDTTWRSASLELDGSGPFSYGLGNAASDGTAKASTDYMGGYNITNRQTNRGIAA is encoded by the exons ATGGAGTCGGATCTTGGAAAACTTTTCATTGGAGGGATTTCATGGGACACTAATGAAGACCGCCTCCGGGGGTACTTTGAGAGTTTCGGAGAGGTGGTGGAGGCCGTCATCATGAAGGACCGGAACACCGGCCGTGCGCGTGGATTCGGGTTCGTTGTGTTTGCCGACCCCACCGTCGCAGAGAGAGTTGTCAAGGAGAAACACATGATCGATGGCCGGATG GTGGAGGCGAAGAAAGCTGTGCCGAGAGATGACCAGCACATCCTTAAGAGAAACAGCAGTAATGCCCATGGTTCTCCAGCTCCTGCTCGCACCAAAAAAATATTTGTTGGAGGCCTGGCTTCCACTGTAACTGAGGCCGAATTCAAGAAGTACTTCGACCAGTTTGGGACGATCACTGATGTTGTTGTGATGTATGATCACAACACACAAAGGCCGAGGGGCTTCGGATTCATTACTTTTGATTCAGAGGATGCTGTGGATAAGGTGCTTGTTAAGACCTTTCATGAGCTCAATGGCAAGATGGTTGAAGTTAAGAAGGCTGTTCCCAAGGAACTGTCCCCAGGGCCAAGCATGCGCTTGCCTATTGGGGCATATAACTATGGTCTGAGCAGGGTCAATAGCTTTCTCAATGGTTACACTCAGGGTTACAGTCCAAGCTCCATAGGTGGCTACGGAATGAGGATGGATGGTAGATTTGGGACATTAGCTGGTGGGCGCAATGGGTTCCCTTCGTTTGGTCCTGGCTATGGAATTGGGATGAACTTTGAGCCTGGGATGAGCCCCAACTATGGTGGAAACTCAAATTTCAATAATAGCCTCAGTTATGGACGGCCATTGAGCCCTTACTATAGTGGGAATTCCAGTAGATATAGTAACCCTATTGGGTATGGTGGAGGTAGTGGTAGTACTGGGTCTGTTTTCAGTTCAGTGGCTCGTAACTTATGGGGCAATAGTGGCCTTACTTATACTACCAGCTCGGCAAGCTCTAGTGCCTTCATGGCATCTGGAAGTGGGAGCCTTGGTGGATTTGGTAATAGTAACCTGAACTGGGGAGGTTCCTCTTCTCCTATTTCGGCTCAAGGTGTGGGCAGTGGTTCAGGCTATGCTAGTGGGGCTCTGGGTTATAGAACTGGAGAGAATAGCTTTGGTTTGGGTTCCAGCAATTATGGAAGAAACACTGGGAGTGGTTCTGTTAATCCCTCCTTCACTGCATCAAGCAATGGATATGAAGGAAACTATGCAGATCCATATGGTAGTAGTTCAATCTATGGAGACACCACTTGGAGGTCTGCATCTTTGGAGCTTGATGGATCTGgtcctttcagttatggacttGGCAATGCAGCTTCAGATGGCACTGCCAAGGCTTCCACAGATTATATGGGTGGTTATAATATTACCAACAGACAAACAAATAGAG GAATCGCTGCCTAG